The genomic stretch AAAACATAACGTTATCGCACCCATAAATGCAACGGTTAAAAAACAAAGGGCACTTTTTTTTATAAAATCAGATAAAAAAGGGACATGTCTGCGAGACTGCGCCTTTAAGGAAGGAGAAAAATCATTCTCCATGCAATGATGAGATACTGAGCAATGGTTAGATGCTGGAACCCCCATACTTTTTTCTTCTATCACAGTGTGCTCCGCTGCTCCTTCAGTTTTTTTAAAAGAAGACTTCAGAGCATCGCTTGGCAAAAGTGCCTCCCTTGGCAAAAGTACATCACTGGGTAGAGAGCTTTTATTTTCTTGCGGTAAGGCATTTTCAACATTTGTTTGGAGTGGCGTAAAACTGTTTTGTCCTGAAAAATTTTGCACCTTTTGAAGGAATAAGCGTTCTTGATTGCCCTCACACTCCATATGAGCAAGTTTTTGTACAACAGAATCAGATAATTTTAAACGAGACATCCGTCGTGTTATCGCAGCTTCTTCTAAACTTTTTTTTTCACTCTGCAAATTTTGAATAAGTGTTTTAATCTGCTCTAAAGACTCAAAAAGTCTTTTTTCCCTTTGGCGACGAATATAATATTCAGCCAAAATGGCCCGACTAATATCATCTAAGTAAGATTTAAAATGTTCTTCGACATTCCCCTGTTGATTCAAAGGACGAGGTGAATGTTTCATTTGCATTTGTGCATAAACAGTGCGTAATTTTTGAGCAATATCGGACATTGTTACTTCCACAGGCGTATCCACTCTCCCCTTCTGCTCAATAAAAGAAGAGAATTGATCACTCCGAACTTGATTGGCTGCCTGGTCGATCGTATGACCCTTCGTATTCACAAATGCCTACCCCTCATTAACTTTTTTGAAAAGAATCACAAGAAATGATGAGAAAGTATGCGCTATTTTAGTAAATAGAGCTTTAAGAATTCCCAATTTTTTTGTTAGAAATATTTTTTCCCACTCTTTATCTAAAATATTTGCTTAATATTCATCCCAACTATTTGAAAGAACGATCTTTAATTTTTCTACCCTCAAAATTTGAAGTGTAAAACCATTCCCCATTTTTATTTTTTTGCTGTATTTTTCATTGCATAAAATCTCTATTTCTCATCATAAACAAAGCCTATGAAACGAAAAAAGAATATTCTCACAAGACCGATCATTTTTTTACTTTTTATTCAAGCAAATAAGGCAATTATAAAAAGGCAAAAGAGATGAAGATTGAAAATGACGACAAGAAAGTACACGTAAACATAAAAAAGCTTATATGAAAGAAAATACAAGTTATCAATGAGACTTCATTTTAAACAATTTGGTTTCTTATGCGTATTGCTATAAACTTGTGGTCAGACAAACAAAGAGGATCATCATGAAGATAATTGTCGCTGTCAAACGTGTTGTTGATTATAACATCAAGATACGCGTCAAGCCCGATAATACAGGCGTTGATCTGTCTCACGTAAAAATGTCTATGAATCCTTTTGACGAGATAGCCGTTGAGGAGGCAATTCACCAAAAAGAATCTGGTAAAGTTTCAGAAGTTGTTCTTGTTTCAATTGGACAAGAAGCAGCCCAAGAAACTTTACGAACAGGACTTGCCATGGGGGCTGATCGCGCAATTCTTGTCACAACAGATCAAACACTTGAACCCTTAAGCATCGCTAAGGTTCTCAAAGCCATTGTTCATGAAGAAAAACCCAATATGGTCTTTTTAGGAAAACAAGCAATTGATGACGATAACAACCAAACTGGACAAATGCTCGCCGCTCTTCTTGGTTGGGGACAGGCAACTTTTGCCTCACATCTTAACCTAGAAAATGGACATGCTACCGTTACACGTGAGATTGATAATGGAATACAAACCCTTTGCCTTCCCCTTCCCATGATTATGACTGCCGATTTACGGCTCAATG from Bartonella kosoyi encodes the following:
- a CDS encoding electron transfer flavoprotein subunit beta/FixA family protein — its product is MKIIVAVKRVVDYNIKIRVKPDNTGVDLSHVKMSMNPFDEIAVEEAIHQKESGKVSEVVLVSIGQEAAQETLRTGLAMGADRAILVTTDQTLEPLSIAKVLKAIVHEEKPNMVFLGKQAIDDDNNQTGQMLAALLGWGQATFASHLNLENGHATVTREIDNGIQTLCLPLPMIMTADLRLNEPRYTSLPNIMKAKKKIIEQKTLADLGIDTKARLTILSVEEPKPRQSGIKVANVAELVSALKQKNCI